One Glycine max cultivar Williams 82 chromosome 6, Glycine_max_v4.0, whole genome shotgun sequence DNA segment encodes these proteins:
- the LOC100500415 gene encoding uncharacterized protein LOC100500415 precursor has product MVSSVFTLMCVLHSTIALTCGALMIFYSKEISVLGHGSETASKLQGTTPHDQLLIDTSDSFSGLLLFTIGFLLLMVAFVKDREFQSFFAKGCVMLHISMAVWRFFFERKLGDLAHEWPRHAVGDIALAISWVFFLVYTWREKYD; this is encoded by the coding sequence ATGGTTTCTTCTGTGTTTACCCTTATGTGTGTTCTTCATTCTACAATAGCTCTAACTTGTGgagctttgatgatattctaCTCCAAAGAGATCTCTGTGCTAGGCCATGGATCTGAGACCGCTAGCAAGCTTCAAGGGACAACACCCCATGATCAGCTTCTGATTGACACCTCTGATTCCTTCTCTGGATTGTTGTTGTTCACAATAGGGTTCCTTCTGTTGATGGTTGCTTTTGTTAAGGACAGAGAATTTCAGAGTTTCTTTGCCAAAGGGTGTGTGATGCTTCACATCTCCATGGCAGTGTGGAGATTCTTCTTTGAGAGGAAGCTTGGGGATCTTGCACATGAGTGGCCTAGGCATGCTGTTGGGGACATTGCATTGGCCATTTCATGGGTCTTCTTTCTTGTGTACACATGGAGAGAGAAATATgattag
- the LOC100526967 gene encoding cytochrome c oxidase copper chaperone 2 isoform X1, with product MVLLHKILVLVHVFRYKTMSGAQLQSASPALTIQGSQKNVGSVAVATAAESKPKKKICCACPDTKRLRDECIVEHGESACTKWIEAHRLCLRAEGFNV from the exons ATG GTTCTGCTGCATAAAATCTTGGTTCTAGTTCATGTATTCAG ATATAAGACAATGAGTGGTGCGCAACTGCAAAGTGCTTCCCCTGCCTTGACCATACAAGGGTCACAGAAAAATGTAGGTTCGGTGGCTGTGGCAACTGCTGCAGAATCAAAGCCAAAGAAGAAAATCTGCTGTGCTTGCCCAGACACTAAAAGGTTGCGAGATGAATGCATAGTAGAGCATGGTGAATCAGCCTGTACAAAATGGATTGAGGCTCATCGACTGTGCCTCCGTGCTGAGGGATTCAATGTTTGA
- the LOC100526967 gene encoding cytochrome c oxidase copper chaperone 2 isoform X2, which translates to MSGAQLQSASPALTIQGSQKNVGSVAVATAAESKPKKKICCACPDTKRLRDECIVEHGESACTKWIEAHRLCLRAEGFNV; encoded by the coding sequence ATGAGTGGTGCGCAACTGCAAAGTGCTTCCCCTGCCTTGACCATACAAGGGTCACAGAAAAATGTAGGTTCGGTGGCTGTGGCAACTGCTGCAGAATCAAAGCCAAAGAAGAAAATCTGCTGTGCTTGCCCAGACACTAAAAGGTTGCGAGATGAATGCATAGTAGAGCATGGTGAATCAGCCTGTACAAAATGGATTGAGGCTCATCGACTGTGCCTCCGTGCTGAGGGATTCAATGTTTGA
- the MT3 gene encoding type 3 metallothionein MT3, producing the protein MSNTCGNCDCADKTSCTKGNSYGVIVETEKSYIETVVMDVPAAEHDGKCKCGTNCTCTDCTCGH; encoded by the exons ATGTCGAACACATGCGGCAACTGCGACTGCGCTGACAAGACTAGCTGCAC CAAGGGAAACAGCTATGGTGTTATTGTAGAGACTGAGAAGAG TTACATCGAGACTGTTGTCATGGATGTTCCAGCAGCTGAGCATGATGGGAAGTGCAAGTGTGGCACTAACTGCACTTGCACGGACTGCACCTGTGGCCATTAA